In a genomic window of Coprococcus eutactus:
- a CDS encoding AI-2E family transporter yields MNWNKKDTIRILLILCGVVLFAYVLFNFDKVSSLFSWLVNILMPFVIGFAIAFVVNVPMKGLEKVLFKNENSRLYRFKRPACLILSFLCIIAVFTFAITMIIPEMSKTITAFADKLPDAMDDIQRKAIKLMKDQPEIVDKIKSIDINWDSVISNVVGIVKNGGSSVLSSTFSIASSVVGGFVDVLVGIFFACYILAQKETLEKQVKGILYAVFKEDKADRFIQTCVLADRTFSKFISGQCLEACILGLMFFITMTIFRIPYALTVSIIIAVFALIPVIGAFVGCFAGAIMILVENPKQAIIFLIIFIVLQQIEGNFIYPHVVGGSVGLPSIWVLVAVMLGGDLMGILGMLIFVPLFSVLYAMSEEYVVKNLREKGISWKKYNLACNIPEGRWNGRLDEECASEVKARSKHKNESDKQTGADKAQMSGSTAGDGCTKDNTNKNSNCNIDRNANRQNNINNDKSNSRNNRKRK; encoded by the coding sequence ATGAATTGGAATAAGAAAGATACGATAAGGATACTGCTCATTTTGTGCGGTGTTGTATTGTTTGCATATGTGTTGTTCAACTTTGATAAGGTATCCAGCCTTTTCAGCTGGCTGGTAAATATCCTTATGCCGTTTGTGATAGGGTTTGCCATAGCATTTGTGGTGAATGTTCCGATGAAGGGGCTTGAGAAGGTTCTTTTCAAAAATGAGAATAGCCGCCTGTACAGATTTAAGCGTCCGGCCTGTCTGATATTGTCGTTTCTGTGCATCATAGCGGTATTTACATTTGCAATAACAATGATCATACCGGAGATGTCCAAGACCATAACTGCATTTGCAGATAAGCTGCCAGATGCTATGGATGACATCCAGAGGAAGGCGATCAAGCTTATGAAGGATCAGCCGGAGATAGTAGACAAGATAAAGAGTATCGATATCAACTGGGATTCAGTTATATCCAATGTGGTCGGTATTGTGAAGAACGGCGGCAGCAGTGTGTTGTCTTCCACGTTCTCCATTGCCAGCAGTGTGGTAGGTGGATTTGTGGATGTCCTCGTGGGTATTTTCTTTGCCTGTTATATATTGGCACAGAAGGAGACTCTGGAGAAACAGGTCAAGGGAATCCTATATGCAGTGTTCAAGGAGGACAAAGCTGACAGATTTATACAGACTTGTGTGCTGGCTGACAGAACTTTTTCCAAATTCATATCGGGACAGTGCCTTGAAGCATGTATTCTTGGCTTGATGTTCTTTATCACCATGACCATATTCAGGATTCCGTATGCACTTACGGTGAGCATAATAATCGCGGTATTTGCGCTGATACCGGTGATCGGTGCTTTTGTGGGATGCTTTGCGGGCGCGATCATGATACTTGTGGAGAATCCGAAACAGGCCATAATATTCCTTATCATATTTATCGTGCTGCAGCAGATAGAGGGCAACTTTATATATCCTCACGTGGTTGGCGGCTCTGTGGGACTTCCATCCATATGGGTGCTTGTGGCAGTCATGTTGGGTGGCGACTTGATGGGCATCCTCGGAATGCTTATATTTGTGCCTCTTTTCTCGGTGCTCTACGCAATGTCTGAGGAGTATGTGGTAAAGAACCTCAGGGAAAAGGGTATATCGTGGAAGAAGTACAATCTGGCGTGCAATATACCGGAGGGACGGTGGAATGGCAGGCTGGACGAGGAATGCGCCTCGGAGGTGAAAGCTAGATCAAAGCATAAAAATGAGAGTGATAAGCAGACCGGCGCGGATAAGGCTCAGATGTCTGGCAGTACAGCCGGAGATGGCTGCACCAAGGACAATACCAATAAAAATTCTAACTGTAATATCGACAGAAATGCCAATAGACAAAACAATATAAATAACGATAAGAGCAACAGCAGAAATAACAGAAAGAGAAAATAA
- a CDS encoding ATP-binding protein gives MYRDIAKLVLYRDLGEDSILMKLSGIFEDFDLKRCENAELCARIYNQIKRLLDLATSYGFDKNLWHNYLAFILITNENSFSITSEKVGANDGTVNYFAKNDFKIFKKLFDFDFSEIESALGIDCFSTINNYKSIGKKERMYNKNVSEKVQAVSNAIEEAENEDQIFDIVTEFYKAYGVGMFGLNKAFRITREHGDLEFVPINNTEDVMLDDLIGYEIQKKKIVDNTEAFVEGRKANNALLFGDSGTGKSTTIKAIINEYYDRGLRMIEIYKHQFQDLSQVISLIKNRNYRFIIYMDDLSFEEFEIEYKYLKAVIEGGLEIRPDNVLIYATSNRRHLIKETWNDRNDMENNNGIHRSDTIQEKLSLVNRFGVTISYSAPSQKEYFEIVKGLAEKEHITMDEKELCAEANKWELAHGGISGRTAQQFINYLKGQGL, from the coding sequence ATGTACAGAGACATAGCGAAACTTGTTTTATACAGAGATCTTGGAGAGGACAGCATACTAATGAAGCTGTCTGGAATATTTGAGGACTTTGATCTTAAGAGGTGCGAGAACGCGGAGCTGTGTGCCCGCATATACAACCAGATTAAGAGACTCCTGGATCTTGCAACCAGCTATGGATTTGATAAGAATCTGTGGCATAACTACCTCGCATTTATACTTATCACAAATGAAAACTCATTCAGTATAACCAGCGAGAAGGTTGGGGCAAATGACGGAACAGTCAACTATTTTGCAAAGAACGACTTTAAGATATTCAAGAAACTGTTTGATTTTGATTTCTCCGAGATAGAGAGCGCACTTGGAATAGATTGTTTCTCAACTATCAACAACTATAAGTCCATAGGTAAGAAGGAGAGAATGTACAACAAGAATGTCAGCGAGAAGGTTCAGGCTGTCAGCAATGCGATAGAGGAGGCTGAGAACGAGGATCAGATATTCGATATCGTGACGGAGTTCTATAAAGCATATGGCGTTGGAATGTTCGGACTTAACAAGGCGTTCAGAATCACCCGTGAGCACGGAGATCTTGAGTTTGTGCCTATCAACAACACAGAGGATGTAATGCTGGATGATCTCATCGGCTATGAGATACAGAAGAAAAAGATCGTGGACAACACAGAGGCATTTGTGGAGGGACGCAAGGCGAACAATGCACTTCTCTTTGGAGACAGCGGAACAGGAAAGTCCACAACTATCAAGGCGATAATCAATGAGTACTATGACAGGGGTCTTCGTATGATCGAGATATATAAGCACCAGTTCCAGGATCTGTCACAGGTTATCTCACTTATCAAGAACAGAAATTACAGATTTATCATATACATGGATGACCTTTCATTTGAAGAGTTTGAGATCGAGTACAAGTATCTCAAGGCTGTCATCGAGGGCGGACTTGAGATCAGACCTGACAATGTACTCATCTATGCCACATCGAACCGCCGTCATCTCATCAAGGAGACATGGAACGACAGGAATGATATGGAGAATAACAATGGTATTCACAGAAGTGATACTATTCAGGAGAAACTGTCACTTGTCAACAGATTTGGAGTCACGATCAGCTACAGCGCACCGTCACAGAAGGAGTATTTTGAGATCGTCAAGGGACTTGCTGAGAAGGAGCATATCACCATGGATGAGAAGGAACTCTGCGCAGAGGCCAACAAGTGGGAGCTTGCCCATGGCGGAATAAGCGGACGTACTGCACAGCAGTTTATCAACTACCTCAAGGGACAGGGGCTGTAA
- a CDS encoding AIR synthase family protein, translating into MRGKFGEHQTVRSILKSLPHTVHDDVTRAGIGEDYARLLLRDGDGGENTGKTGDADCKNAGAAKSKSVNVATGVCIDSGYMGLRLDIARLYNSVRIGGYMPWVATDTIVMPDDDERRMKKLLGKLAGICAECGVDIITGHTEVNTAVFEPIISVTMMGKQSGHSDDADLCRLKRPVGMDIVMCGQTGVGGTLQLYYDNQKELFERYSESYLRPVERMEELILLGRQVDIALEHGSVYAHDISRGGVFAALWEMGDALKCGLEVCHDDIPILQETIEICEHTGDNPYMIDGCGAALFVVPDGEHLADKLYEAGYEASVIGHLTENSDRVVVHDEERRFLTPPRYL; encoded by the coding sequence ATGAGAGGAAAGTTTGGTGAGCATCAGACGGTGCGATCAATACTTAAGAGTTTGCCACATACTGTCCATGATGACGTAACGAGAGCCGGAATAGGAGAAGACTATGCCCGGCTCTTGTTGCGTGATGGGGATGGCGGAGAAAATACAGGTAAGACAGGAGATGCAGATTGCAAAAATGCGGGTGCGGCAAAAAGCAAAAGCGTGAATGTTGCCACTGGAGTGTGTATCGACAGCGGATATATGGGACTGAGGCTTGATATAGCCCGTCTTTACAACAGTGTAAGGATCGGTGGCTATATGCCGTGGGTGGCAACGGATACCATCGTTATGCCAGATGATGATGAACGACGAATGAAGAAATTGCTCGGAAAGCTTGCGGGCATATGTGCAGAATGTGGGGTGGACATCATCACAGGACATACCGAGGTGAATACCGCTGTGTTTGAGCCGATCATAAGTGTGACTATGATGGGAAAACAGTCAGGACATAGTGATGATGCAGACCTGTGCAGACTAAAACGACCAGTTGGTATGGATATAGTTATGTGTGGGCAGACAGGTGTGGGTGGCACCTTACAACTCTATTATGATAATCAGAAAGAGCTTTTCGAGAGGTATTCAGAGAGCTATCTGAGACCTGTAGAGAGAATGGAAGAATTGATACTGCTAGGCAGACAGGTGGATATAGCACTGGAGCATGGCAGTGTGTATGCCCATGATATATCGAGGGGCGGCGTATTTGCTGCTCTCTGGGAGATGGGGGATGCGCTGAAGTGTGGGCTTGAGGTGTGCCATGATGACATACCGATACTGCAGGAGACGATAGAGATATGTGAGCACACAGGGGATAATCCATATATGATAGACGGCTGCGGCGCGGCACTTTTTGTGGTTCCGGATGGAGAACATCTGGCTGATAAGCTCTATGAGGCAGGATATGAAGCATCAGTCATAGGTCACCTTACGGAAAACAGCGACAGAGTAGTGGTTCATGACGAGGAGAGGAGGTTCCTTACCCCACCAAGATATCTATAA
- a CDS encoding tRNA (cytidine(34)-2'-O)-methyltransferase, with protein sequence MLNIVLHEPEIPANTGNIGRTCVAAGARLHLIEPLGFQINEKQLKRAGLDYWDKLDVTTYVNFEDFLAKNPGAKIYMATTKARKKYTDVRFEDDAYIMFGKESAGIPEEILVDYKDTAIRIPMFPDIRSLNLGNSVAIVLYEALRQNDFPGLEEAGNLHRLNWDLS encoded by the coding sequence ATGTTAAATATTGTATTACATGAGCCGGAGATACCGGCAAATACAGGAAACATTGGAAGAACATGTGTGGCAGCAGGTGCAAGACTGCATCTCATAGAACCTCTGGGTTTTCAGATAAATGAGAAGCAGCTAAAACGTGCTGGGCTTGACTATTGGGACAAGCTGGATGTGACAACATATGTGAACTTCGAGGATTTTCTTGCAAAGAATCCCGGAGCAAAGATATACATGGCGACGACCAAGGCTAGAAAGAAGTATACAGACGTAAGGTTTGAGGATGATGCATACATAATGTTTGGCAAGGAGAGTGCCGGTATACCAGAGGAGATACTGGTTGACTATAAGGATACAGCAATCAGAATCCCCATGTTCCCGGACATCCGTTCATTAAACCTTGGCAACTCTGTGGCAATAGTGCTCTACGAGGCACTCAGACAGAACGACTTCCCAGGTCTTGAAGAAGCAGGCAACCTACACCGCCTAAATTGGGACTTGTCATAA
- a CDS encoding WYL domain-containing protein: protein MAYPTSGKKMLNICILDILKKYTDCDHTMDQKDIMRKLTEDYDITVDRKSIKANLDCLFDYGYEIECTKTERIKKDGTKEIITSNWYYNHEFDDSELRMMIDSILFSKTIPAGQASELIKKIAGLSNIYFTNKMTHVSSLPGLEHTSNQQTLYNVGLIDDAISEKKQISFVYNNYWEDKKLHPRREEPYIVNPYQMVANDGKYYLVCNYDKYDTLSNYRVDKMTQVKIINKPAKKRDKVKGMEHGLNLPKHMAEHIYMFADEPVTIILRVKKSAISDIVDWFGSNFDVVDESIARQYEGFRETTDAVTYVRLVCSRQAMSHWAMQYGTSVEVIYPTELRTQIGEAVKEMNNRYND, encoded by the coding sequence ATGGCATATCCTACCAGTGGAAAGAAAATGCTCAACATCTGTATTCTGGACATATTGAAGAAATATACGGATTGTGATCACACGATGGATCAGAAGGATATCATGAGGAAGCTGACTGAAGATTATGATATCACAGTTGACAGAAAATCCATAAAGGCAAATCTTGACTGTCTGTTCGACTATGGATATGAGATAGAATGTACAAAGACAGAGCGTATCAAAAAGGACGGAACAAAGGAGATCATTACATCAAACTGGTACTACAATCATGAATTTGATGATTCTGAACTAAGAATGATGATAGACAGTATTCTGTTCTCAAAGACTATTCCTGCCGGACAGGCCAGTGAGCTCATTAAGAAGATAGCAGGACTTTCGAATATATATTTCACAAATAAGATGACACATGTCAGCAGTCTGCCAGGTCTGGAGCATACAAGCAATCAGCAGACACTGTACAATGTCGGCTTGATAGATGACGCTATTTCAGAAAAGAAACAGATATCATTTGTGTATAACAACTATTGGGAGGACAAGAAGCTCCATCCGCGACGTGAGGAACCGTATATAGTCAATCCGTATCAGATGGTCGCAAATGATGGAAAGTATTATCTCGTATGCAACTATGATAAGTATGACACTCTATCGAATTATCGTGTGGACAAAATGACACAGGTTAAGATAATCAACAAGCCGGCTAAAAAACGTGATAAAGTCAAGGGCATGGAGCATGGCCTCAATCTGCCGAAGCATATGGCAGAACATATATATATGTTTGCCGACGAACCGGTTACGATAATACTCCGGGTGAAGAAGTCAGCTATATCAGATATAGTGGACTGGTTTGGAAGCAACTTTGATGTGGTGGATGAGAGTATTGCCAGACAGTATGAAGGATTTCGTGAAACCACGGATGCCGTGACGTATGTAAGACTTGTGTGCAGCCGTCAGGCCATGTCACACTGGGCGATGCAGTACGGAACATCGGTGGAGGTTATATATCCTACGGAGCTTCGAACCCAGATTGGTGAGGCTGTAAAGGAAATGAATAATAGATATAATGATTAA
- a CDS encoding sensor histidine kinase: protein MKKTAFDKIVVGFVILVVLIFSLLMIYSIAIAQKSVLSERKATMKNEISLLVDSSITEYQNGTIDNKTLYSDLQHTATTLDMEIWLTDDKSNIVFKSQASESEKSGSSDSSGSSSTGSKSDSLKNYVDSDDLKSAFCYENTLNGYFPSETLIIGQPLYSWNNYVGTIILASPMTFKQDIQTRMLSTTFVPFLSLMLIAMIALMLMSNSLLKPIREIIKTSKSYAQGNFNARVNVTANNEFGELARYMEEMADELSRSNEYRKSFISNISHDFRSPLTSIKGYIEAMLDGTIPLERHEKYLGIVLNEAQRLTKLTQGLLELNNFDSFDLQLDKSNFDIRDIITPTVNTFEKRCQDRGIFLESVFLTDNTIVYADRTKIQQVIYNLVDNAIKFTPEGRQIRVQVTEKDNKIFISVKDEGIGIPKDAQKKVFERFYKTDPSRGKDKTGTGLGLAITKEIIKAHGEQITLTSEEGKGSEFIFSLPKEKDMLVPIKPVHIESRNEGYSEADTSSPSIKSNGKFRIKDS, encoded by the coding sequence ATGAAGAAAACTGCATTTGATAAAATCGTTGTAGGATTTGTCATTCTGGTCGTACTGATATTTTCGTTGCTCATGATATACAGCATAGCAATCGCACAGAAATCCGTACTTTCGGAGCGCAAAGCCACCATGAAAAACGAAATCTCGCTGCTTGTCGACAGCTCCATCACAGAATACCAAAACGGAACCATAGACAATAAAACTTTATACAGTGATCTTCAGCATACTGCCACTACACTAGACATGGAAATATGGCTCACCGATGATAAGAGCAATATAGTATTTAAATCTCAAGCTTCCGAGTCAGAGAAATCAGGCTCTTCTGATTCATCAGGCAGTTCTTCCACTGGCAGCAAATCAGATTCGCTAAAAAACTACGTTGACAGTGATGACCTAAAATCCGCATTCTGTTATGAGAATACACTTAACGGCTATTTCCCTAGTGAAACACTCATCATTGGACAGCCTCTTTACTCATGGAATAATTATGTTGGAACTATCATACTGGCATCACCTATGACGTTCAAGCAGGATATCCAGACTCGAATGCTTTCCACGACATTTGTGCCATTTCTGAGTCTCATGCTGATCGCCATGATAGCATTGATGCTCATGTCCAACAGCCTATTAAAACCTATACGTGAGATCATCAAGACCTCAAAGTCATATGCGCAGGGAAATTTCAATGCCCGTGTAAATGTGACAGCCAACAACGAATTTGGGGAACTTGCCAGATACATGGAGGAGATGGCTGACGAGCTCAGCCGCTCAAACGAATACCGAAAGTCATTTATATCCAATATATCCCATGATTTCCGTTCTCCTTTGACGTCCATAAAGGGATACATCGAAGCCATGCTGGATGGAACCATTCCGCTCGAGCGGCACGAAAAATATCTAGGAATAGTGCTTAATGAAGCGCAGCGACTTACCAAGCTGACACAAGGACTTCTGGAGCTGAACAACTTCGACTCGTTCGACCTGCAGCTTGACAAATCAAACTTTGATATAAGAGATATAATAACACCTACCGTGAATACATTTGAAAAGAGATGTCAGGACAGAGGAATATTTCTTGAAAGCGTATTTTTGACCGACAACACCATTGTGTACGCAGACAGAACCAAGATACAGCAGGTTATATATAATCTTGTTGACAACGCTATAAAGTTCACACCTGAGGGACGACAGATCAGAGTGCAGGTGACCGAGAAAGACAACAAGATATTTATAAGTGTCAAGGACGAGGGAATTGGAATTCCAAAGGATGCCCAGAAGAAGGTATTCGAAAGGTTCTATAAGACAGACCCAAGCCGAGGCAAGGACAAAACCGGAACTGGACTTGGACTGGCCATAACCAAAGAGATCATCAAAGCCCACGGTGAGCAGATCACCTTAACATCCGAGGAAGGCAAGGGAAGCGAGTTTATCTTCTCTCTTCCGAAAGAGAAGGATATGCTGGTTCCTATCAAACCGGTTCACATTGAATCACGCAATGAGGGATACTCCGAAGCAGATACTTCCTCTCCAAGCATTAAGAGTAACGGCAAGTTCAGGATCAAGGACTCATAA
- a CDS encoding response regulator transcription factor, translating into MSKNNILIVDDDENIAELISLYLNKECYETEIAASGTEALQLFEEYSPDLVLLDVMLPGMDGYQVCTEIRKTSNTPIIMLSAKGEVFDKVLGLKIGADDYIVKPFDSNELVARVGALLRRSAMTESTQKQTQNSTYDVTSADHVGTFVEYDGLVVNISNYTVTFEGHNLEMPPKELEILYFLSSRPNQVFTREQLLDKLWGYEYVGDTRTVDVHIKRLREKLNNNHNWSIATVWGIGYKFEWRAS; encoded by the coding sequence ATGAGCAAAAATAATATTCTCATCGTTGACGATGATGAGAACATCGCAGAGCTCATCTCACTCTACCTCAACAAAGAGTGTTATGAGACCGAGATAGCCGCAAGCGGCACGGAAGCTCTGCAGTTATTTGAAGAATATTCACCTGATCTGGTTCTCCTAGATGTCATGCTTCCGGGTATGGACGGATATCAGGTATGCACTGAGATCAGAAAGACATCCAACACACCTATCATCATGCTCTCAGCCAAGGGAGAGGTATTTGACAAGGTGCTGGGACTTAAGATTGGCGCTGACGATTATATTGTTAAGCCATTTGACTCAAATGAGCTTGTCGCCAGGGTCGGCGCACTTCTCAGAAGATCGGCAATGACCGAGAGTACACAGAAGCAGACACAGAATTCTACCTATGATGTCACAAGTGCAGACCACGTGGGAACATTTGTTGAGTATGACGGATTGGTGGTCAATATATCCAATTACACCGTGACCTTCGAGGGACACAATCTCGAGATGCCGCCAAAGGAACTGGAGATACTCTATTTTCTTTCAAGCAGACCAAATCAGGTGTTTACGAGGGAGCAGCTTCTAGACAAGCTGTGGGGGTATGAATATGTCGGAGATACCAGAACCGTCGATGTACATATCAAGAGACTTCGCGAGAAATTAAATAACAATCACAACTGGAGCATTGCCACCGTATGGGGCATTGGCTACAAGTTCGAATGGAGAGCGTCATAA
- a CDS encoding endonuclease MutS2 — MNLRTLRVIEYNKIVEMLTTFASSPMAKRKCQRIKPRKDLAMIETLQQETRDALRRLNTQGNLSFAGLKDIGASLKRLEVEGILTTAELLDVASMLDLALTAKKYGENEGTSMTDTRRRSKEQIEEEKASNKMLGLSMNPDGTTCPDSLRTRFLELMPLEHLSREIHRCIISENEFADDASSGLKAVRRNKRLTNEKLHNQLAKLVSDTSKQTMFQDNLVTMRNGRYCIPVKAEYKNHFPGMIHDQSSTGATVFIEPMAIVNLNNELKELDNQELAEIEKILESLSAQTAAEIEYIKYDFDTLAELDFIFARASFARSYKGTEPIFNTDGIVDIRQGRHPLLEKHTVVPVDIKLGEDYNLLIVTGPNTGGKTVSLKTLGLFSLMGQSGLHIPALDGSRLNVFDDVFADIGDEQSIEQNLSTFSSHMSNIVYILDHVTPGSLVLFDELGGGTDPIEGAALAIAILSHLNDMGVRCMATTHYSELKTFAMSTPGVENASCEFDVATLQPTYKLMIGIPGKSNAFAIAKKLGIDESIIESAKANIDSDTVDFETLIADLERSKREIEQDKADIARLKEDAKQLQERAQMKDSELSDKKAEILAKARQEASEIIEEAKAEADAAIRKYNKWTTNPAKADAKAMEAERQKLRAKINDLGKMNEEKRKTVKSDHKASDFKVGDTVHVISMDSEGTITALADSKGKLKVQMGIISASLPPTDLLLVEHEKKKPQKATVTGGKSMARMMNIKPEINVLGMTVDEATSLVDRFLDDALMAHLHRVTIIHGKGTGALRKGIHQFLKSQPHVKSFRLGEFGEGDAGVTIVEL; from the coding sequence ATGAATCTGCGAACATTAAGAGTTATAGAATACAACAAGATAGTCGAGATGCTGACAACATTTGCCTCATCACCCATGGCGAAGAGGAAATGCCAGCGTATAAAGCCCCGCAAGGACCTCGCCATGATCGAGACGCTCCAGCAGGAGACAAGAGATGCATTAAGGCGTCTGAACACTCAGGGTAATCTGTCATTTGCAGGCCTCAAGGATATCGGAGCCTCGCTCAAGCGGCTTGAGGTTGAGGGCATCCTTACCACTGCTGAGCTGCTTGACGTTGCCAGCATGCTGGATCTCGCACTCACCGCCAAGAAATACGGCGAGAACGAAGGCACAAGCATGACAGATACGAGAAGACGCAGCAAGGAGCAGATCGAGGAGGAGAAAGCCTCCAACAAGATGCTTGGTCTTAGCATGAACCCGGATGGCACTACATGTCCTGACAGTCTGCGCACGAGATTTCTGGAACTCATGCCATTAGAGCATCTGTCCAGAGAGATCCACAGATGCATAATTTCTGAGAATGAATTTGCCGATGACGCTTCATCAGGTCTCAAGGCCGTGCGAAGGAACAAGCGCCTGACAAATGAAAAGCTGCACAACCAGCTTGCAAAGCTTGTCAGCGATACCAGCAAGCAGACCATGTTCCAGGACAACCTGGTAACCATGAGAAATGGCAGATACTGTATCCCGGTCAAAGCCGAGTACAAGAACCATTTTCCTGGTATGATACACGACCAGTCGTCAACCGGAGCAACAGTGTTCATCGAGCCTATGGCGATCGTAAACCTGAACAACGAACTGAAGGAGCTGGACAATCAGGAGCTTGCCGAGATCGAGAAGATACTTGAATCTCTGTCAGCACAGACCGCAGCGGAGATCGAATACATAAAATACGACTTCGACACTCTGGCGGAACTGGACTTTATATTCGCAAGGGCATCATTTGCAAGAAGCTACAAGGGAACCGAACCGATATTCAACACAGACGGAATCGTCGATATCAGGCAGGGAAGGCACCCACTGCTCGAGAAGCACACGGTTGTTCCTGTGGACATCAAACTGGGTGAGGACTACAATCTTTTGATCGTGACCGGTCCTAACACAGGTGGCAAGACGGTATCTCTCAAGACTCTGGGACTCTTCTCCCTCATGGGACAGTCCGGACTCCACATTCCGGCACTTGACGGTTCAAGGCTGAATGTATTTGACGACGTGTTTGCCGATATCGGAGATGAGCAGAGTATAGAGCAGAATCTGTCCACATTCTCATCCCACATGAGCAACATCGTGTACATACTGGATCACGTCACGCCTGGCAGTCTGGTACTCTTTGATGAGCTGGGCGGCGGCACCGATCCTATAGAGGGCGCGGCTCTTGCCATCGCCATCCTGTCACATCTGAACGACATGGGTGTCAGATGTATGGCGACCACACACTACAGTGAGCTCAAGACATTTGCCATGAGCACACCGGGTGTCGAGAATGCTAGCTGCGAATTTGACGTGGCTACACTCCAGCCGACATATAAACTGATGATCGGTATTCCGGGAAAGTCAAATGCTTTCGCCATCGCCAAGAAGCTTGGGATCGACGAGAGCATCATCGAGAGCGCAAAGGCAAACATCGACAGCGATACTGTTGACTTTGAGACCCTGATCGCGGATCTCGAGAGAAGCAAGAGGGAGATTGAGCAGGACAAAGCCGACATTGCAAGACTCAAGGAAGACGCAAAGCAGCTTCAGGAACGTGCACAGATGAAGGATTCAGAGCTCTCCGACAAGAAAGCCGAGATTCTGGCAAAGGCGCGCCAGGAGGCATCCGAGATCATAGAGGAGGCGAAGGCTGAAGCCGATGCCGCAATCAGGAAATACAACAAATGGACTACAAACCCGGCGAAAGCCGACGCCAAAGCTATGGAGGCAGAGAGGCAGAAGCTCCGTGCGAAGATCAACGACCTCGGCAAGATGAACGAGGAGAAGCGCAAGACAGTGAAGTCCGATCACAAAGCATCTGACTTCAAGGTCGGCGATACCGTACATGTTATCAGCATGGATTCCGAGGGAACCATCACCGCTCTGGCGGACTCCAAGGGCAAACTCAAGGTTCAGATGGGTATAATCAGCGCATCTCTTCCACCGACAGATCTCCTGCTTGTTGAGCACGAGAAGAAGAAACCGCAGAAAGCCACAGTCACAGGTGGCAAGAGCATGGCGAGGATGATGAATATCAAGCCTGAGATAAATGTGCTTGGAATGACGGTCGATGAGGCCACATCACTTGTGGACAGATTCCTTGATGATGCACTTATGGCGCATCTGCACAGAGTCACCATCATACACGGCAAGGGCACCGGTGCTCTTCGAAAGGGAATACATCAGTTCCTGAAATCACAGCCACATGTCAAATCCTTCAGACTTGGCGAGTTCGGAGAGGGCGACGCAGGAGTTACCATAGTGGAACTCTAG